The sequence below is a genomic window from Haloferax mediterranei ATCC 33500.
TCACGGGGCTGCCGGCCGGCGACCTCAACCGCTACGTCAACGGGCACGTCCTGCCCGGTGTCGAACGCGCTCGCGAGGTCGTCGAAGGTGTCGGACGAAACGCACTCGCTGACGAACTTGAAGCCCGTGTCCGCTTCGATGACGAGGGTTACGTCGACAATTCCGGCGTCGTCTTCGACCAGTCGTTCCTCGACCTCGTTGCGCCCGTCGCAGCGAATACGCTGAACTTCGAACGGCCGGACGTGATTTTGACCGCGGCGACCGACGGTATCACCCTCGGTGCCGCGATGGCGAGCTACTTCGGCGCGCGCCTCGCGTACGCGAAGAAGTCGAAAGAGACCGCCGTCGAGGACTTCATCGAGTCGCGTCAGCGACTCGCCTCCGGTATCGAATTGACCTACTATCTCCCTGCGAGCGCCATCGACGCCGGCGAGCGAGTGCTCGTCGTCGACGACCTCATCCGCTCCGGCGAGACACAGGAACTCCTCTTGGATATCGCTCTGCAGGCTGACGCGAACATCGCCGGCGTCTTTGCGCTCATCGCCGTCGGCGACGAGGGAACGAACCGCGCCCGCGAACTCACCGAGGCACCGGTCGGCGCACTCAGCATCTTCGAATAACGGCGCTTTCTCGGACGTGAGGAACGGGATTTCAGAATCCTTTTGCTTCCGCTTTGCATCGACCCGACGGGTTACGATTTGGCTTGGAGATTGCAGTGGGCACGCGCGTCAGTGATGCCAGTTCCGACGGCTCCCGTCTCGGCTACTGACGCCCGGTTGCGCTCATCGGCGACTCCACCAACTTCTCGATGTGTTCTCGTAATTGCTAGGTGACACTACAGCCGCTGTTTCTGCTAATTGTGGTCCAAAAATAGTCACCTATGTGTGGGTAGATTCTATCGAAGCCTCTTATCAATGCATGTTTGTGTATATTTCCACCGGCTGGATGGTAATGCTTATGTGTGCAATACTGGGTATGCTTAGTCGTGCATCATGGGGCTATCTGAAACCCTCGCAAACTACTTCGACGTGCATAAACACGGGTCTACGGTCAAGGCCGAAATTCTCGCGGGTATCACGACATTCTTGACCATGTCTTACATTGTCGTGGTCAACCCGGACATCATGACGGGTATCCCGGGCGCGAAGCCGGGTATCATCATCGACGGCTACACTCCGGGACAAGTCGAGTCGATGCTCGTCGTCGTGACCATCCTCGCGGCCGCGATTGCGACACTCACGATGGCGTTCTACGCGAACCGTCCGTTCGCGCAAGCACCCGGTCTCGGTCTGAACGCCTTTTTCGCGTTCACGGTCGTCGGAGCGCTCGGTATCTCGTGGCAGACGGCCCTCGCCGCCGTGTTCGTGGAAGGGCTGCTCTTTATCGTGCTCACCGCCGTCGGGGCGCGTGAGGCCATCATCAAGATATTCCCGCACCCGGTCAAGATGGCCGTCGGGACTGGTATCGGGCTCTTCTTAGCCATCATCGGCTTGCAGGCGATGGGTATCGTCGTGGACGATACCGCAACGCTCGTCACGCTCGGTAGTCTCGCGTCGAATCCAGTCGCTATCGTCTCTGTGGTCGGTCTCTTCATGACGTTCGTCCTCTACGCCGCGGACGTTCCGGGTTCAATCCTGCTCGGTATCGCTCTGACGACGGTACTCGGATGGGCAGTGACGCAGCTCGGTCTCGTCGGTCTCGACGCCGGTCTCGTCGTCGCGGCGGGAACTACGGCCGTTACACTCCCGGTCATTGGAACGTTCGACCTCGTCGTCCCCGGTTCTGGGTCAGTCGTAACCTACAACATCACACCGCTTGCTGGCTCGTTCATCTCGGGCTTCGGAAACGTTGAGGCGTTCAGTTTCGCCCTCATCGTCTTCACGTTCTTCTTCGTGGACTTCTTCGACACCGCCGGCACGCTCGTCGGCGTCGGACAGGTTGCGGGCTTCCTCGACGATAACGGCGACCTCCCCGACATCGACAAGCCGCTTATGGCCGACGCAGTCGGTACCACCGCGGGTGCGGCGCTTGGCACGTCGACGGTCACGACGTACATCGAGTCCGCATCGGGTGTCGAAGAAGGCGGTCGCACGGGTTTGACTGCGCTCGTGACCGCCGGTCTCTTCCTCGCCTCGCTCGCGCTCGTCCCCCTCGCAACGGCGATTCCGCTGTACGCCTCGCACATCGCGCTCGTCGTCATCGGCGTCGTGATGCTCCGCAACGTCGTCGACATCGCGTGGGACGACATCACTCACACCATCCCGGCCGGTATGACCATCCTTATCATGCCGTTTACCTACTCTATCGCCTACGGCATCGCGTCGGGCATTATCTCGTACCCTCTCGTGAAGCTCGCTGCCGGTGAATACGACGACATCAGTGCAGGCCAGTGGGCCCTCGCCGTCGCCTTCTTCATCTACTTCGTCGTCCGTACCTCCGGGATGCTTCAGGCACAGGTCTGACCACGCGCCGACGACCCCTCCTCGGATTTCTGCTTTTTGCTCTTTCCGGGGGATTTCTGCATTTCGCTCTTTCCGGGGGATTTCTGCATTTCGCTCTCTCCGGAGAGATACACAAAATATTGAACGGGTACGCTTCAGTATTCGAGTGCATGAATATTCCCAACGAGCGACTCGCCGTACGTGGGGTCGTTCTTCTCCTCATTATCGGCCTCCTTACGCCTTCTGCGGTCTCTGCGCTAACGTACGACCCGTCAGAGCAGACGAGTCTCGAACCGGGGACTATCACCAGTCCCGCCAATGGGTCTACCGTGGTGAGTGTGCAGGGATACACCTTCCGCGGAAACACGAACCCGAAGAAACCCGCCCGTGTTGTCTCTATCGACGGACGCGGTGACCTCCAGTGGCAATACCGCGACTCGGTCGGCGGTAATGCGTGGTTCTTCGATGCCGACCCACTTCCGAACGGAAACCTCCTCATTTCGTCGCCTCGGAGCGGTGAAACCCTCATCTTCGAACTGGACCCCGACACCCGCGAGCGCGTCTGGGAGAAACGATTCGACATGGAGGACACCCACGACGTGGACGCCTTCGGCGACGACAAACTCCTCATCGCCAACATGCGCGAGTGGAACGCTTCTGCCGGCAGTAGCGAGGACCGAATCGTGGTCTACAACCGCTCGACCGGCGAGATAACGTGGGAGTGGTACTTCAAGAACCACTACCCCGAAAACACCGACGGCGGACACAACGCCGACTGGAGTCACGTCAACGACGTCGACTACATCGGCGACGGTCGACTCTTGCTTTCGCCACGAAACTTCGACCAGGCGGTCATCATCGACATGGAGTCGAAAGAAATCGTCGACCGGCTCGGCCGTGACAACGCCCACGACATCCTGAACGAACAGCACAACCCCGATTGGCTGACGAGCGAGAACGGGACGCCCACGATGCTCGTCGCCGACAGTGGAAACAACCGCGTCGTCGAGTACGCAAAGGAAGACGGCGAGTGGGTCCGGACGTGGTCAGTCGGGTCGAACACCCTCAACTGGCCACGCGATGCCGACCGACTCCCCAACGGGAATACCCTCGTCGTCGACACGCTCAACCATCGCGTAATGGAGATTACGCCGACCGGCGAGGTCGTCTGGGAGTATTACGCCACGTGGGGTCCGTACGACGCCGAACGCGTCGCCTACGAAGACGAGTCGACGGGTCCGACGATTCGTGACATGAACGCGAGCGGTAGCTATCCCATCACCGGCAGTGCCAACATCACTGCGGGCGGAAACGAGAGTATTGGCTTCGTCAAACAGGTGCAGTCGACCTTCGCGGAAACGCCACTCGAAGGGCCGATGAACGGACTTTCGACTCGACTGGCACACTTCTTGCCGTGGCTCCGTCCGGTCTGGATGTCGCCGTGGGACCTCTTTTGGGCCATCTGCGCCGTCGGCGTCGGTCTCGTGGCTACTGGCGGTGAACTCTTCATGGCGCGGCACCGAATTCTCGACACGCTCCAGCGCGTCCTCCCTGAGTGACGATGGGCATTCCCCGGTTCGACTGGCCTTTCGGAGCAGTGTACTGACAACGCACAAGACCACGGCACTCATTATCCGTGCATCCATACCACGGACCGATGTCTGATCTCATCCTCTACGAACTAGAGGGCTGTCCGTTCTGTGTTAAAGTGAAGAACAAGCTCGCCGAACTGGATTTGGAGTACGAATCGCGGATGGTTCCCCGTGCACACCCCGAACGAACCGAAGTCGAAGAGATTAGCGGCCAGACTGGCGTTCCCGTCCTCGTCGACGAGGCACACGGCGTCGAAGGGATGCCCGAGAGCAGCGACATCGTCGAATACCTCGAAGAAACCTACGGCTCGGCGGCGTAACTCTTCTCGGGCGCGGTCTAGCTATTTGCCGCGTCTCTCCTTTTGCTGATATATTGCGATGCCAATAGCGGCATCTCCGACCACCCGTTAGATTTCGGCGGGGTCGCGCGTCCGCTCGCGAATCAGGTCGCGAATCTTGTCCGGGTCGTCGATGGCGGCGAGTTCCTCGCAACTGACGATGCCGGTCCCGTCGACCGACTCGCGTTTCTGTCTCTCCTCGACGAAGTACACGGAGCGAGTCTGCGTAATCTTGCCGAGCGAGGACATGATTTGGGCGCGCTTTTCGGCGCTCCGGGTGAACGACGAGTGGCCCGTAAGGACGTTCGCCTTCTTTCGACGTCCGGCGTCTTCGCTTACGGCCTTGAACGGCGCGCGAGACGTCGGGTGGACGGTGAAGCCCGCTTCCGTGAGCACCGACAGAACGTGTTCGTCGTCGGGGTCGACGTCCGGGTCCTCGGGGGTCGGCTCGGCGTCCCGAACGTCCTCTGCACCTTCGAGTACGTCGACCGGGTTCGAGAAGGGCCGGTCGAACAGCTCTTCGAGGTGAATTGCGACCTCGATACTCGCGTTCATGCCGTTTTCGTACTTCGAGACGGTGCGCCGCGAGACGCCGAGTTCGGTTGCAAGTTGGCCGAGACTCCAGCCGCGTTCCTTCCGTTCTTCGGCGAGGATGTCGCCGTCGAGGCTCACGTACAGGCCGCCGGGGGCGGCGTAGATGAGTGGTGGAACACCTTCGACGAACATGTCCATCGCGGTATCCGGGTTGAACACAGGCACACCGTGACGGAAGTAGACGACGCCGGGTTTGAGGTCTTCATCTCGGGTTCGAAGTCCGATAACGAGCGGCGTTGCGTCGAGATACGACCCTAACCGTCGCATCTCCGAACCGGTGAGTCCGTCGAATGCGTCGATGTTCCCCAGTATCTTGAGGAGCAACAGGTCCTCACCTCTGCGTGCGGCGAGGTCGAAGCTCTTCGGCCGGATGGCGATGCGGTCGCTCACGACGAAGCCCGCGTCTTGGAGCATCGCGGCGACATTACCAACCAGCGCTGACCGGGACATAGGGGGCAATAAGTGATTCGGACCATAAAGCGTTTTCCCCGGATACCGACGCCCTCGCCGACATTTCTCCCTTCTTTAATCCGTATTTATATAGTCTCTGACGACCCGAAAGGCGTTACTTTACTCTTCGGTAATCTCCGCTGATGACCGTCATCGGCCTCGACGACACCGACTCCCGGACGCTCGGGATGTGTACAACCTATCTCGCGACACTCGTCGCCGAGGCGATTGCGGACCACGGCGGCACCGTCGAGCGCCAACTGCTCATTCGGTTGAATCCGGCAGTCGAGCACAAGACACGCGGGAACGCGGCGTTAGCGATTCACACCGACCTGCCTGCCGGGACCGCGTTCGACCTCGCGTGCGCCGAACTCGACCGTTGGGCCGTCGTCGACGACGAGCGAACCAGTCCGGGACTCGTCGTCGCGCCGGGTGCACCTGACACCATCTCGTCTGCTGTCGCCGATTTCGCCCGAGATGCTATCCGCGACTTCCACGACCTCGACGACGCCGTCGAACTCGCCGCCGACTCGGGATTCTTGTCCGAGGGATGGCACGGCGGCCGGGGACAAATCGGCGCGCTCGCCGCCGTGGGTGCGTGGGCCGCCTTCGACGAGTGGACCTACGAACACATCTCCTATCGCGAGTTCCACCGGTGCGGGACGCCGCGCGACGTGGACTACGATTCCGTCTTCGAGGCCGCGGATGCCGGCTACCCCGACGCGTGGGACACCGTCGACCACGAGGAAGGCGAGGCCGTCTGCGTTCCCAATGCGCCCGGGCCGATTCTCTACGGCATTCGCGGCGACGACCCTGACGTCGTCCGTGAAGTTGCCGGGGCTATCGACTCCGAACCGGTCGACCGCTCCGCGACGTTCCTCACGAATCAGGGGACCGACGCGCACCTCCGAGACGGGACACTCTCCGACCTTCAGGACGGCCGCGCGTACTGCGTTTCCGGCACTGTCGCCTCGGAACCCGAGACGCGAACCGGTGGACACGTCTTTTTCGACCTCTCGGACGGTGATGCAACGGTCACGATGGCCGCCTTCGAACCGACGAAGCGATTCCGAAACCGGGTTCGGGCGCTCCGCGTCGGCGACGACCTTACCGTGTGCGGCGAGGTGGCTGACGAAACGCTCAAACTGGAGAAGTTCGCGGTTCGAGACCTCGTACAGACGGAACCGACGACACCTACCTGTCCCGACTGCGAGCGGACGATGAAGAGCGCCGGTCGAAATCAGGGTTACCGGTGTCGTGACTGCGGGACTGACGCCCCCGGAAAAGTCGAGCGCCCGGTTGAGCGGGACCTCGAAATCGGCTGGTACGAGGTGCCGCCGTGTGCGCGCCGTCACATCGCAAAACCGCTCGTTCGCGGCGGCTTCGACTCGGCGACGCACCCCGAGCGATAAGGTCGACCGCGACTCACGCGGCCCTCACTTGCCCCGAACGACCAGAATATTCGTATTTTCGCGACGGTCGACGAACGAACTCCCCGCGGGTGGCTTCACGTCCACGACGAGCGTCCCGTCCTCGCGGTTCGCGCCGAGGTCAACATCGACGTTTATACTCACCGCCCCGTCGCCGCCCGTCTTCTCCGCTTCGACCGTTTCGACGTCTGCTGTCCCCGATTTCACGATAACCGTCGCGCCCTCGACGGGGTTCCCTTTGTGGTCAACGACGGTGAAGTCGAGGTCCTGCGCACCGGGGCCGACTACGTCCGGTGATGGTTTCACGTCGAGTTCTGAGGTGGCGAGTCCCTGCACGCCGGAGAGCATGTTGAGCATGACGCTCATACTGGCGACGCCGACGACGAGGGCGACGACGAGTCTGACTGGGAGACCTTCGATGGCGCGCGTGTCTGACCGAAACGTATCGAACATACCCCGTCTGGCCGCGGATTGGTATATAAACCCTCGTCCGGAGGTTCAAGTCGCATCGCGGGACGAATCCGTGTCATGCACACCATCGGCCGCACGCCCGACGAGTCCGGTCCAGTCTGTCACCTCGGAAACTACCGCGCCCGCGACGGAAGTTCGGGTGCACCCGTCAGTCTCGACGTGAACCGTCCCCACGCGGCCGTCGTCGTCGGAAAACGCGGGAGCGGGAAATCCCACACGCTCGGCGTCGTCGCCGAGGGCTTAGCCCAAGCCGAGGGCGTTGCACCGGTCGTCGTGGACCCGATGGGTGTCTTCGGCGGACTCGAAGCATCGTCGGTCGACGGAACAGTCCACGACTCGCCGACGGTCCGCGCCGACGCCTTCCCGCCGAGCGCGTGGCCCGAACTGCTTGGTCTCGACCCAACTGACCCGGTCGGGTCGCTCGTGTGGCGACTCGCGGCCGACGAAGACTCGCTCGCGGACATGCGCGCGGCCGTTGAAGACGCCGACGCCGCCTCGGAAACCCGCCGAGCGGCGACGAACCACCTCGCACTCGCCGACTCGTGGGGCGTGTTCGCCGAAGACGGACTCGTCCCCGAATCGCTCTGTGGCCCTACTCCGGACGTACTCGACCTGTCCAGCATGGACGAAACGCCAGCGAGTGCTGTCGTCCGCGTCGTCGCTCGCGGATTGTACGACGTTCGAGTCACGGACGCGGCTGACCGGCTTCCGTGGTTGCTCGTCGACGAGGCCCACGCGTTCGTCGGTGGCAGCGACAGCCGAGAGTCGTCCTCGTCGGCCCGACAGACTTCGTCCGTCAGCGTCGCCGAACCGGCGCTTCGAACGATTCTCACGCGCGGGCGCGCACCCGGTGTCGGAATCGTGTTGGCGACGCAGCGACCATCGGCACTCCCCGAGGTGGCTGTTTCGCAGGCCGACCTCCGAATCGTTCATCGACTCACCGCCGGTCCCGACGTGTCGGCGATGGCCGCCGCCGACCCGACGTACTTCGACGAATCGCTCACTGCTCGGCTTCCTCGCGACAGGGGATGTGCACTCGTTGTCGACGACACCACGGAGTCGATTCACGACGTTCGAGTCCGCCCCCGAAAGACGCCCGACGGAGGAGCGACACCGGTGGCGGTACCGCCACGCGATACTTCCGAAACCATGGAGTAGTCCCTCCGACTGAGAGTGGGTATGGACCGTTCGGAACTGACGTTGGTCGCCTTCGGGGGCTTCGTCGGCGCGATACTGCGCTACCTCGTCTCCGTCGCTGTTCCCGGCGCAGGGGGAACGCTCACGGCGAACGTCCTCGGGAGCTTCATTTTGGGGACGTTCATCACCAGCGTCTCCTCGCGACGCGTGCAGTTGCTCTTCGGAACGGGGATGCTCTCGTCGTTTACGACCTACAGTACGTTCGCCGTTCAGACGGCGTCACTATCGATGACTGGTGGTTTGGTCAATATCGGTGCGAACTACGCACTCGGCTTTGTTGCTGCGGCGGCCGGTATCGCGGTCGGGAGGCGGCGGTGAGTCTCTCGCTTCTCTCTGCGATTCTCGTCGGCGTCGGCGGGATGGCTGGCGCGCTCTCGCGGCACGTCGTCGACCAGCAAATCATCGGGAAATGGAGTACCGTCACGGTAAACGTCCTCGGGAGCATCGCACTCGGATTCATCGTCGCGGCCCCCGTCGGCGATGCGGCGGCGACGCTCGCCGGAACGGGGTTCTGTGGGGCCTTTACGACCTTCTCATCGTTTGCGGTCGGTGTCGCAGAACTCCTCGATGTCGGCGATTATCGGACTGCCGCTCGGTACGCGTTCGGGACGCTGTTGGCGGCGTTGGTCGGAGTCGCGATTGGGGCTGCTGTCGGCGGGATTCTCGGGTAGGGCGTCGGTGAAAGGCCCGTTCGGTTCGTCTTTCGGACGTGACTCTTCGAACAGTGCGGTGGATGCCGATTGGTCCGTTCCGATACCGTTAACGGAATTCCATCATATATTTGACATGAGCATCGGTTCAGGTCTCAACCTTCCCTTGCTTATCCCCAGGGTGTTCGTTAGCTTGCTCGGTGCTGCGATGCTGGTGAAACCGCGACGGTCTGCACGTGTCCTCGAACAACTGAACGCTATCGGGAGCAAACGCAACTTACGGACCGTCGAACCCGCAGACTGGAACGTCACGCTCACCCGAATCGTCGGTGGGGGCATCTTCCTGATGGGACTCGTCTTCCTGCTGCTGGTACTTGCGAGAGCCGGTGGAGGATAAGGACTGTTGGTGGGTGATACTCTCCACCGAAACGTACGCCCGGACTGGGACTGAGCACCCCGAAGGCTTGCGAAGGTCGGCGAGGCTCTGCCTCGCCGGGATTTGAACCTCGGTCGCTCTGCTCGCTGACGCTCGCGTCGCTCCTTGGTTCAAATCCCGCCTGCCAACGTTCACAAATTTCACTCGGTGCCGCTCGGCGACGAGACGTCTCGCTGGACGAGTTGAAATTAGAGAAGCGCCCGAGGCGGGATTTGAACCCGCGTCACGACCGTGACAGGGTCGTATGATGGGCCACTACACCACCCGGGCTTACTGAAGTGAGTTTGAGATACGGAGAGCGCCCGAGGCGGGATTTGAACCCGCGTCACGACCGTGACAGGGTCGTATGATGGGCCACTACACCACCCGGGCCCTCCGTCTGCAATCATTCGTAGCCGAGGTTTATAGATAAGACTTACCATCTGAAATGGCCTTGGCCCGCGGTACCGCGATTCCTGCCCCGAAGACATTTATATTACAATATCACATGCCAATACGTGACGAATCGCGCATCTCCGGTGCGTGACCTCCGGTAGCGTCGCCTTTCTTCGAGGCAGTTGGCAAGTGTTAAATGGGTGGCTCCCAAAATCTGCCGTAGTATCCCGTGACAGCTTCTTCCAGCACCCAGCAGCACCATACATGGTAGACGTAAGCCAACACAAACTGGTTCCGGAACACACGCTTCTCGACGACGAGGCCGTCGAGGACGTGTTACAGGAGTACAACGTCGAGAAGACGAATCTCCCGAAGATCAAGAGGAAAGACCCGGCGCTCCCCGAGGACGCAGAGCCCGGCGATGTCATCAAGATCGTTCGGAATTCGCGAACGACAGACAAAGCAGTCGTATATCGACTGGTGATTGAATGAATCGACAAGCGCGACGCGAGGTCTCTCGCAAGTACTTCTCTGAAGAACGGCTCGCTGAACACCACTTCCGCTCTTTCAACGCATTCCTCGAACGCGGCATGATGGATGTCGTCGAGGAAAAAGCCACCATCGAGACCGACATCGGTGACAAGGAAGGCGAAGAGCCGGTCTACGTCGAACTCGGTGGCGTC
It includes:
- a CDS encoding aryl-sulfate sulfotransferase — protein: MNIPNERLAVRGVVLLLIIGLLTPSAVSALTYDPSEQTSLEPGTITSPANGSTVVSVQGYTFRGNTNPKKPARVVSIDGRGDLQWQYRDSVGGNAWFFDADPLPNGNLLISSPRSGETLIFELDPDTRERVWEKRFDMEDTHDVDAFGDDKLLIANMREWNASAGSSEDRIVVYNRSTGEITWEWYFKNHYPENTDGGHNADWSHVNDVDYIGDGRLLLSPRNFDQAVIIDMESKEIVDRLGRDNAHDILNEQHNPDWLTSENGTPTMLVADSGNNRVVEYAKEDGEWVRTWSVGSNTLNWPRDADRLPNGNTLVVDTLNHRVMEITPTGEVVWEYYATWGPYDAERVAYEDESTGPTIRDMNASGSYPITGSANITAGGNESIGFVKQVQSTFAETPLEGPMNGLSTRLAHFLPWLRPVWMSPWDLFWAICAVGVGLVATGGELFMARHRILDTLQRVLPE
- a CDS encoding DNA-directed RNA polymerase subunit H, with product MVDVSQHKLVPEHTLLDDEAVEDVLQEYNVEKTNLPKIKRKDPALPEDAEPGDVIKIVRNSRTTDKAVVYRLVIE
- a CDS encoding NCS2 family permease, whose amino-acid sequence is MGLSETLANYFDVHKHGSTVKAEILAGITTFLTMSYIVVVNPDIMTGIPGAKPGIIIDGYTPGQVESMLVVVTILAAAIATLTMAFYANRPFAQAPGLGLNAFFAFTVVGALGISWQTALAAVFVEGLLFIVLTAVGAREAIIKIFPHPVKMAVGTGIGLFLAIIGLQAMGIVVDDTATLVTLGSLASNPVAIVSVVGLFMTFVLYAADVPGSILLGIALTTVLGWAVTQLGLVGLDAGLVVAAGTTAVTLPVIGTFDLVVPGSGSVVTYNITPLAGSFISGFGNVEAFSFALIVFTFFFVDFFDTAGTLVGVGQVAGFLDDNGDLPDIDKPLMADAVGTTAGAALGTSTVTTYIESASGVEEGGRTGLTALVTAGLFLASLALVPLATAIPLYASHIALVVIGVVMLRNVVDIAWDDITHTIPAGMTILIMPFTYSIAYGIASGIISYPLVKLAAGEYDDISAGQWALAVAFFIYFVVRTSGMLQAQV
- a CDS encoding glutathione S-transferase N-terminal domain-containing protein — translated: MSDLILYELEGCPFCVKVKNKLAELDLEYESRMVPRAHPERTEVEEISGQTGVPVLVDEAHGVEGMPESSDIVEYLEETYGSAA
- a CDS encoding CrcB family protein, whose product is MDRSELTLVAFGGFVGAILRYLVSVAVPGAGGTLTANVLGSFILGTFITSVSSRRVQLLFGTGMLSSFTTYSTFAVQTASLSMTGGLVNIGANYALGFVAAAAGIAVGRRR
- a CDS encoding DUF7382 domain-containing protein — encoded protein: MFDTFRSDTRAIEGLPVRLVVALVVGVASMSVMLNMLSGVQGLATSELDVKPSPDVVGPGAQDLDFTVVDHKGNPVEGATVIVKSGTADVETVEAEKTGGDGAVSINVDVDLGANREDGTLVVDVKPPAGSSFVDRRENTNILVVRGK
- a CDS encoding transcriptional regulator codes for the protein MSRSALVGNVAAMLQDAGFVVSDRIAIRPKSFDLAARRGEDLLLLKILGNIDAFDGLTGSEMRRLGSYLDATPLVIGLRTRDEDLKPGVVYFRHGVPVFNPDTAMDMFVEGVPPLIYAAPGGLYVSLDGDILAEERKERGWSLGQLATELGVSRRTVSKYENGMNASIEVAIHLEELFDRPFSNPVDVLEGAEDVRDAEPTPEDPDVDPDDEHVLSVLTEAGFTVHPTSRAPFKAVSEDAGRRKKANVLTGHSSFTRSAEKRAQIMSSLGKITQTRSVYFVEERQKRESVDGTGIVSCEELAAIDDPDKIRDLIRERTRDPAEI
- a CDS encoding ATP-binding protein, producing MHTIGRTPDESGPVCHLGNYRARDGSSGAPVSLDVNRPHAAVVVGKRGSGKSHTLGVVAEGLAQAEGVAPVVVDPMGVFGGLEASSVDGTVHDSPTVRADAFPPSAWPELLGLDPTDPVGSLVWRLAADEDSLADMRAAVEDADAASETRRAATNHLALADSWGVFAEDGLVPESLCGPTPDVLDLSSMDETPASAVVRVVARGLYDVRVTDAADRLPWLLVDEAHAFVGGSDSRESSSSARQTSSVSVAEPALRTILTRGRAPGVGIVLATQRPSALPEVAVSQADLRIVHRLTAGPDVSAMAAADPTYFDESLTARLPRDRGCALVVDDTTESIHDVRVRPRKTPDGGATPVAVPPRDTSETME
- a CDS encoding fluoride efflux transporter FluC; the protein is MSLSLLSAILVGVGGMAGALSRHVVDQQIIGKWSTVTVNVLGSIALGFIVAAPVGDAAATLAGTGFCGAFTTFSSFAVGVAELLDVGDYRTAARYAFGTLLAALVGVAIGAAVGGILG
- a CDS encoding tRNA(Ile)(2)-agmatinylcytidine synthase translates to MTVIGLDDTDSRTLGMCTTYLATLVAEAIADHGGTVERQLLIRLNPAVEHKTRGNAALAIHTDLPAGTAFDLACAELDRWAVVDDERTSPGLVVAPGAPDTISSAVADFARDAIRDFHDLDDAVELAADSGFLSEGWHGGRGQIGALAAVGAWAAFDEWTYEHISYREFHRCGTPRDVDYDSVFEAADAGYPDAWDTVDHEEGEAVCVPNAPGPILYGIRGDDPDVVREVAGAIDSEPVDRSATFLTNQGTDAHLRDGTLSDLQDGRAYCVSGTVASEPETRTGGHVFFDLSDGDATVTMAAFEPTKRFRNRVRALRVGDDLTVCGEVADETLKLEKFAVRDLVQTEPTTPTCPDCERTMKSAGRNQGYRCRDCGTDAPGKVERPVERDLEIGWYEVPPCARRHIAKPLVRGGFDSATHPER
- a CDS encoding phosphoribosyltransferase family protein, encoding MNRAEKAALQLQAVSVLRMLKETRTYDELAELTGLPAGDLNRYVNGHVLPGVERAREVVEGVGRNALADELEARVRFDDEGYVDNSGVVFDQSFLDLVAPVAANTLNFERPDVILTAATDGITLGAAMASYFGARLAYAKKSKETAVEDFIESRQRLASGIELTYYLPASAIDAGERVLVVDDLIRSGETQELLLDIALQADANIAGVFALIAVGDEGTNRARELTEAPVGALSIFE